The genomic DNA CGGGTTTATCATCCGCACCGCTGCCGAAGGCATCCCGGAAGAGGATCTTTCCTCTGATGCGGCGTACCTGAAGCGTGTGTGGACGAAAGTCATGGAGCGCAGAAAACGCCAGCAGACTCGCTATCAGTTGTACGGTGAGCTGGCGCTGGCGCAGCGCGTGTTGCGCGATTTCGCCGATGCGCAGCTTGACCGCATTCGTGTGGACTCCCGCCTGACGTTTGAAGCGCTGCTGGAATTTACCGCCGAATATATCCCGGAAATGACCAGCAAGCTGGAGCACTACAGCGGTCGGCAGCCGATTTTCGATCTCTTTGATGTCGAAAATGAAATCCAGCGCGCGCTGGAGCGCAAAGTGGAGCTGAAATCCGGCGGCTATCTGATCATTGATCAGACGGAAGCGATGACCACCATCGACATCAACACCGGCGCGTTCGTCGGGCATCGTAATCTCGACGACACTATTTTCAACACCAATATTGAAGCGACTCAGGCCATAGCGCGCCAGCTGCGTCTGCGCAATCTCGGCGGCATTATTATCATCGATTTTATCGACATGAGTAATGACGATCATCGCCGCCGCGTGCTGCACTCTCTGGAACAGGCATTAAGCAAAGATCGGGTGAAAACCAGCATTAATGGTTTCTCTCAGCTTGGCCTGGTGGAGATGACCCGAAAACGGACGCGAGAAAGTGTGGAACATGTGCTGTGTAATGAGTGTCCTACCTGTCATGGCCGTGGCACGGTAAAGACGGTCGAGACGGTGTGCTACGAAATTATGCGCGAGATTGTGCGTGTTCATCACGCCTACGAATCCGATCGTTTCCTGGTCTACGCGTCGCCTGCGGTGGCGGAAGCCCTGAAAGGGGAAGAGTCGCACGCGCTGGCGGAAGTGGAAATCTTCGTCGGTAAGCAGGTCAAAGTTCAGATTGAACCGCTCTATAATCAGGAGCAGTTTGATGTGGTCATGATGTAATACGAACACTGCTTTACACGAATCATTTGAAGAGGCGGGTGAATGGATGAAGTGTAAGGCGCTGACAAGGAGAGAGGCGTGAGGCGTTTGCCGGGGATTTTACTGCTCACCGTGGCAGCACTGATTGTCATCGTCGCGCTGCTGGTGAGTGGCCTGCGTCTCGTCTTGCCACAGCTGAACACATGGCGTCCTCAGCTACTGGAAAAAATCACTGCCTCGACTGGTATCCCTGTTGATGCTTCTTCCGTCACCGCCAGTTGGGAGAATTTTGGCCCGACGCTCGATGTTCGCGATATTAACGCGGGCCTGAACGACGGCGGCGAGCTTTCCGTAAAACGCGTCACGCTGGCGCTGGATGTATGGCAAAGTTTGCTGCACATGCGCTGGCAGTTTCGTGATCTCACCTTCTGGCAACTGCGCGTTCATACCAACACGCCACTGCAAAGTAACGACAGCGACAGCATTAAAAGCGATCGTATCAACGATCTTTTCCTTCGTCAGTTTGACCATTTTACCCTACGCGACAGCCAGCTCAGCTTCCTGACGTTATCCGGTCAGCGGGCGGAACTGTCAGTACCGCAACTGACCTGGCTTAACAGCGACAATCGCCACCGCGCGGAAGGCGAGCTGAGCCTCTCCAGCCTGACGGGGCAGCACGGCGTTATGCAGGTTCGTATGGATCTGCGTGATGAAAACGGCATTCTGAATAAAGGCCGCGTGTGGCTTCAGGCTGATGACATCGACGTGAAGCCCTGGCTGGGTCGCTGGATGCAGGACAACATTGCGCTGGAGTCCGCACGGTTCAGTCTCGAAGGCTGGATGACGCTGAATAAAGGCGAAGTGGAGAGCGGCGATCTGTGGCTGAAACAGGGCGGTGCGAGCTGGCTGGGCGCGCAGCAAACACACCGTCTTGATGTCGACAATCTCACCGCGCACCTGACCCGAGAGCGTGAAGGCTGGACGATGCGCATTCCGGATACCCGTATTGCCATCGACGGTACCCGCTGGCCGACCGGGGCGCTGGCGATGGCCTGGGTGCCCGCACAGGAAGTGGGCGGCCCCACCGGTATGCGCAGTGATGAATTGCGTCTGCGCGCCACCAACCTTGATCTCGGCAGCCTGAAAGGTCTGTTGCCGATTGCCGAAAAACTCTCGCCATCGCTGGGTGAGATCTGGCAGACCACCCAGCCCACCGGCACGGTGGATGCGCTGGCAGTTGATATCCCGCTGCAACAAACCGAAAAAACGCGTTTTCAGGCGACATGGAATAACCTCGCCTGGAAACAGTGGCAACTGCTGCCGGGGGCAGAACATTTTTCCGGTAAAATCGAAGGCGGCGTTGAAAACGGCGCGCTGACGGTCACGATGAATCAGGCAGTCATGCCCTACGAAACGGTTTTCCGCGCACCGCTGGAAATCGAAAAAGGGGTGGCTAACCTCCGCTGGGTAAAGAATGAAAAGGGCTTTATGCTCGATGGCCGGGACATCGACGTACAGGCGAAAGCGGTTCATGCCCGCGGTGGGTTCCGTTATCTTCAGCCGAAAGACGATGCCCCGTGGCTGGGTATTCTCGCCGGGATCAGCACCGACGATGGTGGTCAGGCGTGGCGATATTTCCCGGAAAACCTGATGGGCAAAGCGCTGGTGGACTACCTCAGCGGAGCCATCAAAGGCGGTCATGCTGATGATGCGACGCTGGTCTACAGCGGCAACCCGCATCTGTTTCCCTATAAGCATAATGAAGGCCAGTTCCAGGTCTGGGTACCGCTGCGTGATGCGACTTTCGCATTCCAGCCTGACTGGCCCGCGCTGACGAATCTGGATATCGACCTCAACTTCCTCAATGACGGGTTGTGGATGAAGGCCGATGGCGTGAAGCTTGGCGGCGTGACGGCAAACAACCTCAATGCGGCGATCCCGGACTACTCGAAAGAAAAACTGCTGATTGATGCCGATATTCATGGGCCGGGGAAAGCGGTCGGGCCATATTTTAAAGAGACGCCGCTGGACGATTCACTCGGCGCGACGCT from Trabulsiella odontotermitis includes the following:
- the yhdP gene encoding AsmA2 domain-containing protein YhdP is translated as MRRLPGILLLTVAALIVIVALLVSGLRLVLPQLNTWRPQLLEKITASTGIPVDASSVTASWENFGPTLDVRDINAGLNDGGELSVKRVTLALDVWQSLLHMRWQFRDLTFWQLRVHTNTPLQSNDSDSIKSDRINDLFLRQFDHFTLRDSQLSFLTLSGQRAELSVPQLTWLNSDNRHRAEGELSLSSLTGQHGVMQVRMDLRDENGILNKGRVWLQADDIDVKPWLGRWMQDNIALESARFSLEGWMTLNKGEVESGDLWLKQGGASWLGAQQTHRLDVDNLTAHLTREREGWTMRIPDTRIAIDGTRWPTGALAMAWVPAQEVGGPTGMRSDELRLRATNLDLGSLKGLLPIAEKLSPSLGEIWQTTQPTGTVDALAVDIPLQQTEKTRFQATWNNLAWKQWQLLPGAEHFSGKIEGGVENGALTVTMNQAVMPYETVFRAPLEIEKGVANLRWVKNEKGFMLDGRDIDVQAKAVHARGGFRYLQPKDDAPWLGILAGISTDDGGQAWRYFPENLMGKALVDYLSGAIKGGHADDATLVYSGNPHLFPYKHNEGQFQVWVPLRDATFAFQPDWPALTNLDIDLNFLNDGLWMKADGVKLGGVTANNLNAAIPDYSKEKLLIDADIHGPGKAVGPYFKETPLDDSLGATLDELQLDGDVNARLNLDIPLDGEMTTAKGEVQLQNNSLYIKPLNSTLKNLSGRFSFVNGNLQSDPLTANWFNQPLNLNFSTAEGPTSYNVNVNLDANWQPTRTGLLPKAVEDALSGSVPWEGKVGIEIPYKGGSKYTVDLTGDLKNVSSHLPPPVDKQAGKPMPVKINVTGGMDSFNLTGKLGGGEFFNSRWLLDNKLTLDRAIWASDSRSVPPLPDQPGVELNLPAMDGAQWLALFRQGAADNVSNAARFPERVTLRTPALALAGQQWNNLSIVSQPTSDGATIDAQGREINASLTMHKNAPWLAAIRYLYYNPAAAQGASPETTLLGDQRINFQNWPALQLRCKECWLWGQKYGRIDGDFSVNGDTLSLTDGVLDTGFGRITASGVWVNGQTGQRTSLKGKVRGDKVDAATNFFGIETPIRGSSFTTDYDLHWRAEPWKPDVASLNGIIKARLGKGEFTDISSGHAGQLLRLLSVDALLRKLRFDFSDTFSEGFWFDSIRSTAWIKDGILHTDDTLVDGLEADIAMKGSVNLVRRELDMEAVVAPEISATVGVAAAFAVNPIIGAAVFAASKVLGPLWSKVSILRYRITGPVDKPQINEVLRQPRSETTQ
- the rng gene encoding ribonuclease G, producing the protein MTAELLVNVTPSETRVAYIDGGILQEIHIEREARRGIVGNIYKGRVSRVLPGMQAAFVDIGLDKAAFLHASDIMPHTECVAGEEQKQFTVRDISELVRQGQDLMVQVVKDPLGTKGARLTTDITLPSRYLVFMPGAAHVGVSQRIESEAERERLKKIVTAYCDEEGGFIIRTAAEGIPEEDLSSDAAYLKRVWTKVMERRKRQQTRYQLYGELALAQRVLRDFADAQLDRIRVDSRLTFEALLEFTAEYIPEMTSKLEHYSGRQPIFDLFDVENEIQRALERKVELKSGGYLIIDQTEAMTTIDINTGAFVGHRNLDDTIFNTNIEATQAIARQLRLRNLGGIIIIDFIDMSNDDHRRRVLHSLEQALSKDRVKTSINGFSQLGLVEMTRKRTRESVEHVLCNECPTCHGRGTVKTVETVCYEIMREIVRVHHAYESDRFLVYASPAVAEALKGEESHALAEVEIFVGKQVKVQIEPLYNQEQFDVVMM